The window GCTTCAGCAACTCGCGAACTTGACCCGCGAGGGCGCCGAGCTTCGGATTCTGGATCGCCGTCATCGAAGCGACGGGATCCACCGCCGAAATCTCGACCTTGCCGCCTTCGCGCTGCTGAACCACGACGTTGCAGGGAAGCATGGTGCCGATCTTGTCCTCGAGGCTCAGCGCCTCATAGGCGAGCTTGGGATTGCATGCCCCGAGGATGAGATATGGCCGAACCTCGACCCCAAGTTTCTTCTTCAGGGTGTCCTTAACGTCGATTTGGGTGAGCACGCCGAAGCCATGGTGCTTCAAGGCTTCGGTCGTGGCCGCCACCGCTGCCTCGAACGGCAGGTCGACCGTTTTCGAGAAGTGATAGGTCATGGCTGTCTCCGTCGAATTGGGTCTTCTTCTCCGTACCAGCTCACGAGAACGCGCAGCCGTCGCGCAGGCCCAGCTTCTTGAACACGATCGCAGCGGGGCAGAAGCCAGTGAACGAGGCCTGCAACATGTTTAGCCCGGCGAACGCCGTCAGCAGGTACCAGTACGCATTCACGTAAGTCCCCAGTGCGAGTCCAAGCAGGACGACGAAACCTGCGAAGGCGAGAACGGCTTTATCGACATTCATGGCATGCTCCTATTGAAGGGTTACGGTCTTACGAACCTGTCAGGCCAGCCTGGGTCCAGGCGACGATGCTGCGCGCATCCATCGCGCCGGCGTGGCGGGCGATTTCCCGGCCGCCACGCATCAGCAGCAGGGTGGGAATCCCCGCGATGTTGAGGCGCGACGAGAGGCCTGGCGCGCCGTCGGAGTTGAGCTTCAGCAGCCGAACCTTCGGCTCGAGTTCGCGCGCAGCGCGCTCGTACATTGGTGCCATGGCGCGGCAGGGTCCGCACCACGGAGCCCATACATCGACCAGGACCGGGATGTCGCTGTTCGCGACATGACGCTGAAAACCTTCTTCGTCGACCTCGATCGGAAGACCGGTGAAGATCGCCTGGCGGCAGGCACCGCATCGCGCGGCCGCCGGCGCGCGCTCGGCGGGCAGGCGGTTGGTCCGCCCGCAATACCCACAGACGATCTGGCATGTCTCACTCATGTGCCAGTTCGAACCTCCCTGATCTTGGCGATGTTCAGCCTGTCGAGCACGAATCGTTCATAGAACGGCTCGCTCTCGCCTCGCCGCATCTTGCGGATGAAGTACTTTTCGAAGGCCACCTTTGCGTAGTGGACCCACTCCCCCTTGGACGACCAGCTAACGTTGCGCGGCGGGATCTGCGGCTGTGCCAGGAATGCGACGCCGGAGTCGCCGAAGTCCGCAAGGCAGATCGCGTTCAACGTCGGCTGCGTCTTGGGTTCCTGGCCGCGGAGCAGGGCACCAATGTTCATCGCAGCCGCTGTGACCATGGATTCGATCATGAAGCCGGTCTTCGGGACGCCGACCGGCACTGGCGTCGCTCCGACCGGCGCGATTGCCACGCACACCCCGACGGCGAATACATTTTGGTAGGCGGGGTTGCGCTGGTGCTTGTCAACGATGACAAAACCGCGCGGATTGGTCAGTTTTTCGATGCCGCGCACCGCCTCGACACCGCGAAACGCGGGCAGCATCATCGAATACGAAAAAGGCAGATCGTGCGCCTTGTGCGCCGCACCGTTTTCGGCGAACTCCTCCACCGACATCGTGCCAGGCCCGACGCTGTCCACGCGCGCGTTGGTGATCCATTTGATGTGCTTCTCACGCATCTCGCTTTCGAGCATGCTCTTGGTGTCGCCGACGCCTTCCAATCCGAGATGGCCGATGTAGGGCTCCGAAGTGACGAAGGTGATCGGCACCTTGTCGCGCAGCTTGCGGCGGCGCAGTTCAGTTTCCAGGATGAAGAGGAATTCGTAGGCCGGCCCGAAGCACGAGGCGCCTTGGACCGCGCCGATCACGACTAGGCCGGGATTGGCCGCAAGCCTTTCGAACGCTTCGTTGGCTCGCGAGGCGTGATCGACATGACAGATCGATTGAGTGTGCCCTTGCGGACCGAGGCCCGGAATTTCGTCGAAGGCAAGCTCGGGACCTGTCGCGACGACAAGGTAGTCGTAGTCAATCGAGGTGCCGTCGCCGAGATCGACGCGATTCTGGGCCGGATGCACGCGCTTGGCGCCCTGCGTCAGCAGGCGGATGCCCTTGCGCTTCATGATCTCTTCGAGATTGATTTCGATCTCGTTTTGCTTGCGCCAGCCGATAGCCACCCAAGGATTGGACGGAACGAAGTGATAGACAGCGCCATGCGAGATCACGCTCAGGCGGTCATCCTTTCGTAACTGCGGCAGCAATTCATAGGCCATCAGCGTTCCGCTCAGACCGGCTCCGATTACAACAATTTCCGCCATGGGTACCTCCGTTGGATGTCGATCGCCGGTTCCGTCCCGGCCTTTCTACACTTGACGATATATTCGATTATGCGTATATACGCAAGTATGAAGATGGATAGTGAAGTTATGGAGCGGGCGGCCGATCAGGCGACCGAGTTGCTGAAGGCGCTCTCGAACCGGCATCGGCTTCTGATCATCTGCCAGTTGATTGACGGCGAACGGTCGGTCGGTGAACTCGCCGAATTCCTGAGCCTGCGGGATTCGACGGTCTCCCAGCACCTTGCGCTCCTTCGCAAGGATGGTCTGGTGTCCGCCCGCCGGGAGGCGCAGACAATCTTCTATTCGATCGCAAGCGAGCCAGCGCGTGAGGTGCTGAAGACGCTCTATCAGATATTTTGCGCACCGAAATCCGCAAGAACGAAATGAAAGTTACGAGCGATCGCGTGGCGGCGCCTTGAGCGAGATCAACGCCCCATCCTGTAAAACCGATGAGATGACAGAGGCGCGCCGTGCCGCGGTGTGACGGTTCCATGATTACGCGGACAAACCTTATGCGACCCTTGGGATTTATGGTCGCGATCGCGGCCGCCACCTTGCAGGCCAGCCTCGCGACGGCGGAAACGCTGACGGTGGCGCAGCACGTCGTCACCGACGAAAAGGCCGTCTTTGCCACAGTCGAAAGCATCAGCGTGGTGTCGGCGCGCGGGCGCATCGGCGGAACCGTGGTCCAGCTCCACGTCAGGGAAGGGGACCGCGTGACCGCAGG of the Bradyrhizobium quebecense genome contains:
- a CDS encoding NAD(P)/FAD-dependent oxidoreductase produces the protein MAEIVVIGAGLSGTLMAYELLPQLRKDDRLSVISHGAVYHFVPSNPWVAIGWRKQNEIEINLEEIMKRKGIRLLTQGAKRVHPAQNRVDLGDGTSIDYDYLVVATGPELAFDEIPGLGPQGHTQSICHVDHASRANEAFERLAANPGLVVIGAVQGASCFGPAYEFLFILETELRRRKLRDKVPITFVTSEPYIGHLGLEGVGDTKSMLESEMREKHIKWITNARVDSVGPGTMSVEEFAENGAAHKAHDLPFSYSMMLPAFRGVEAVRGIEKLTNPRGFVIVDKHQRNPAYQNVFAVGVCVAIAPVGATPVPVGVPKTGFMIESMVTAAAMNIGALLRGQEPKTQPTLNAICLADFGDSGVAFLAQPQIPPRNVSWSSKGEWVHYAKVAFEKYFIRKMRRGESEPFYERFVLDRLNIAKIREVRTGT
- a CDS encoding DUF302 domain-containing protein, with translation MTYHFSKTVDLPFEAAVAATTEALKHHGFGVLTQIDVKDTLKKKLGVEVRPYLILGACNPKLAYEALSLEDKIGTMLPCNVVVQQREGGKVEISAVDPVASMTAIQNPKLGALAGQVRELLKQVVAEIA
- a CDS encoding YgaP family membrane protein, translated to MNVDKAVLAFAGFVVLLGLALGTYVNAYWYLLTAFAGLNMLQASFTGFCPAAIVFKKLGLRDGCAFS
- the trxC gene encoding thioredoxin TrxC, with product MSETCQIVCGYCGRTNRLPAERAPAAARCGACRQAIFTGLPIEVDEEGFQRHVANSDIPVLVDVWAPWCGPCRAMAPMYERAARELEPKVRLLKLNSDGAPGLSSRLNIAGIPTLLLMRGGREIARHAGAMDARSIVAWTQAGLTGS
- a CDS encoding ArsR/SmtB family transcription factor is translated as MERAADQATELLKALSNRHRLLIICQLIDGERSVGELAEFLSLRDSTVSQHLALLRKDGLVSARREAQTIFYSIASEPAREVLKTLYQIFCAPKSARTK